In Oncorhynchus masou masou isolate Uvic2021 chromosome 10, UVic_Omas_1.1, whole genome shotgun sequence, a single genomic region encodes these proteins:
- the LOC135547011 gene encoding trace amine-associated receptor 13c-like: protein MEEHKDDQYCFQDRNSSCRKALLSISIYITLYIFFSLISALTVFLNLLVISSISHFKQLHTQTNLLILSLAVSDLLVGLIVIPVMTVAIIEPCWVFGEYFCVFLLYINCLCTSLSLGSLVLISIDRYVAVCDPLLYHSKITITRVMCCMSITWCCCIIYDATIIKDIVNVKAPSRCLNECFTGEGYMWGNIIDFVITMVVPCSIIITLYLKIFVVARSQARKVFSKEAVSVSGVKTVQANKSERKAAKTLSIVVFTYLSCWIPFLFSFLFFSFLSDNLLSFIISFLPLANSLINPIIYAFFYPWFKVTAKHILSLKLRRS from the coding sequence ATGGAGGAACACAAAGATGATCAATATTGTTTTCAAGACAGAAACTCTTCTTGCAGAAAGGCTTTGCTATCGATATCTATCTATATAACACTGTACATCTTTTTCTCATTGATTTCAGCACTAACAGTATTTTTGAACCTACTCGTGATCAGCTCCATCTCTCACTTCAAGCAGCTCCACACTCAAACCAAcctgctcatcctctctctggctgtgtcagaTCTCCTGGTGGGACTGATTGTGATACCAGTAATGACTGTAGCAATAATTGAACCATGCTGGGTTTTTGGggaatatttctgtgtgtttcttcTCTACATTAATTGTTTGTGTACTTCTTTATCTCTGGGCAGTTTGGTCTTGATATCTATTGACCGCTATGTTGCTGTGTGTGATCCCTTATTGTACCActctaaaataacaataacaagagtGATGTGTTGTATGTCCATTACCTGGTGCTGTTGTATCATATACGATGCTACTATTATAAaagacattgtaaatgtaaagGCACCAAGTAGGTGCTTGAATGAATGTTTTACTGGTGAAGGATATATGTGGGGCAATATAATTGACTTCGTAATTACAATGGTTGTCCCGTGCTCTATTATTATAACACTTTATTTGAAAATCTTTGTGGTGGCCAGATCACAGGCCAGAAAGGTGTTTTCAAAAGAGgctgtcagtgtgtctggtgtTAAAACTGTACAGGCAAATAAATCTGAGAGAAAAGCAGCAAAAACTCTATCTATTGTTGTTTTCACCTATTTAAGTTGTTGGATTCCATTTCTATtttcttttttgtttttttctttcttaaGTGACAATTTATTATCATTCATCATCAGCTTTCTGCCACTTGCTAATTCCTTAATTAATCCAATAATTTATGCTTTCTTTTATCCTTGGTTCAAAGTGACGGCTAAACATATTTTATCTCTGAAGTTAAGGCGTTCATAG